DNA sequence from the Falco biarmicus isolate bFalBia1 chromosome 5, bFalBia1.pri, whole genome shotgun sequence genome:
TGTCTTGGGTGAACTCTAGGatgccagtgctgctggccagccTTCTCTTGCTGATCCCCTCACAAATGCTGATAAAAGGGGTAAAcattgttctttattttaaatagtgaAATTGCTCATCCCACAGAAATAGgccttttttgttctcttttctctctctttttttttttattttatttgaaatatgttaTTTAAGGAGTTTTGGGTTCAGTTTTAactcttctgctttcagctctgttcCATTTCTTACCTGTCCTAATTCCTTTTAACTACTTGGTTGGAAATTTCTTCTCATTTGGAGCCAGGTGGTTTCCCAGGGTATGTCTGTGTGTAGATCTCATGGGATtgttcctctccttttccagcctgtcccagccaacacTCTGATAAAATCGATGTGTTGTTGGATGGGACAGTGACTATATTGTTCTCTTTCTTGTGACTGCCTTTTAGTTTTCCCTCCAAAAGATCACAGTATCATGGAATAATAAACTAAATGCCTGTGTTGTTTATGGGCCAGTATAACTTCAGAGTCTATGAAAGGTTATGTGTCTAGGATACACATTTGAGATGAAGTGAATATCTTCTTGTAGAACACAACTGTCAACTGACTGTAGTACTTGACTAGTCTACTAGGAGatcaaaaaagcaagaagaacaATGCCATAACTCACACCATTTCTTAGATCTTATTACACAAGGTTTTTATTAATGACAAATGTTAGAAACAGATAATTAGTGTGTCATTTGATAGGCAGAATATATTAGACATTATTTTCCTGTTATAGCACCCAGTTGTGTAAGTCCTTACTTATGTCTTTAACACTTACATACATGACAAGTTCATCTGGCCTCACTGAGACAAAATGGATGAACAAAAGTTTTGGCACACTGCTACTATATTGTCCTTTACTGAACATCATTCCCTGGAGCCAAAACCTATCCAAGAGGTAtgacaagacaggaaaaagaaattcaccTCTGAGAGTGTTCAGGCTGTATTGCCCCAAGCACATTGTTTTGCTTATTCTTTCCCTCTTCAAAATTGCTTATTAATCATGAGGAGAAAATTGAAATAGATGGACCATGGGTCTGTCCTGCAAGCTCTATATCCTTGCCCAGTGAAGGGCCAACTCTCCTGAAGTTTTTAATGCCACTGATCCACATCAGATAAGAACTCTTGCTTTCTGGCTGGCATTTGCCAGAGGTGGATCTTCGACAATAACTGGAGGTTGCTCAGCAAGATCTTGTCAAAATGCCTACCTGCTGTGCTTGTTCTGCCAATGACAAAGAGGCAAGAAGAGGGTAAGGAGAAGCTTGGCTTGCATCCATAGAGATGCACAAAAATTTCACACTTCTGATGCCaatcttcatttgcttttatgtgGCAGGCTGTGTCCCACCTCATGATGGATATGGCTCTGCATTCCTTTGATTAGTAGTATCTGGGGTGTAGAGATCAGGTGATGGAAGAACTGGACTGAGACTATTTCCGAAAGGAGACAGCTGCTAACAAGGACTATTTGAGTCTCTGGAAGAAGGCTCAAGAGGCTTTGTTAAAGAGCCCTGTAGGTCTCCTGAGGGAGATGCATGAGAGCCATGCCATGGCTTACACCATGAATTCTTCCTTGCACTGTCAGCTGAACTGGGCCACATCTATAGCAGGAAGCTCTCCAGAGCACTACAGACACAAGTtcagtttcaaatattttcacttgAACCTAACGACTGCTATTCAGATAATGAAGCAATGGCAGAGCAACAAGGAGAGCATGGTGAAACATAAGCGCTAATAAGTGCACAGGGGTGTAAAAGATTTATATATTGAGGCCAGGGTAGGCAGCAGGGTGCAATTTGTCCATTTCACCTCCACCTCCCACCTCTGGAATGAAGCCCAGAAGTCTGGGAAAGAAACTTCGTTCACAGTGACAACTtgcctgggagcagctgcaCAAGGCTTTTCTTACTACACATCT
Encoded proteins:
- the ART4 gene encoding LOW QUALITY PROTEIN: ecto-ADP-ribosyltransferase 4 (The sequence of the model RefSeq protein was modified relative to this genomic sequence to represent the inferred CDS: inserted 1 base in 1 codon; substituted 5 bases at 5 genomic stop codons) codes for the protein MFFTVSWVNSRMPVLLASLLLLIPSQMLIKGAVSHLMMDMALHSFDXXYLGCRDQVMEELDXDYFRKETAANKDYLSLWKKAQEALLKSPVGLLREMHESHAMAYTMNSSLHCQLNWATSIAGSSPEHYRHKFSFKYFHLNLTTAIQIMKQWQSNKESMVKHKRXXVHRGVKDLYIEARVGSRVQFVHFTSTSHLWNEAQKSGKETSFTVTTCLGAAAQGFSYYTSEKEVLIPLYEILFVKXQTQHGNWLHLQSVGNYSKYHCQLMEGSRSKNSYSTALTSATLPSVVGVFMCLACDD